From the genome of Streptomyces sp. SID8374:
CGAGCAGGGGCTCGTGCCGGGGCGGGTCGTGCGCGTGGACCGCGGTCAGTGCGACGTGATCACCCCCGGCGGCCCGGTCCGGGCCGACACCGCGTTCGTGGTGCCGCGCGACCCGATGCGGATCGTCTGCACCGGTGACTGGGTGGCACTCGACGCGGACGGCGACCCGCGGTTCGTCCGTACGCTGCTGCCGCGCCGTACCGCCTTCGTCCGCTCCACCTCCTCGGAGCGGTCCGAGGGCCAGGTGCTCGCCACCAACATCGACCACATCGTCATCTGCGTCTCGCTCGCCGTGGAGCTGGACCTCGGACGGATCGAACGCTTCCTCGCGCTCGCCCTGTCCAGCTCCGACGGTGCCGCGCTGCTGGGCGACGGACACGGGCCCGGGGAGCACCGGCCCGAGCCGATCGTCCTGCTCACCAAGGCCGACCTGGTGCCCGACGCGGTCACCCTGTCCCACCTCGTCCAAGACGTCGAGGCCATCGCGCCCGGCGTCCAGGTGCTCCCCGTCAGCTCCACCACCGCTGAGGGGCTGGATGTGTTCGGCGCCGTCGTCTCCGGCGGTACGAGCGTGCTGCTCGGCATCTCCGGCGCCGGCAAGTCCACCCTCGCCAACACTCTGCTCGGCCGGGACGAGATGGAGGTGCGGGCCGCCCGGGACGTCGACGGCAAGGGCCGGCACACCACCACGACCCGCAACCTCCTGCTCCTGCCGCACGGCGGCGTCCTCATCGACACCCCCGGGCTGCGCGGAGTGGGGCTCTTCGACGCCGGGACCGGGGTCGGCGAGCTGTTCGCGGAGATCGAGGAGCTGGCGGCCCGGTGCCGGTTCCACGACTGCGCGCACCTGAGCGAGCCCGGGTGCGCGGTCCTCGGCGCGCTGGAGGACGGCACCCTGCCCGACCGGCGGCTGGAGAGCTACCGCAAGCTGCTCCGCGAGAACCAGCGGATCGTCGCCAAGACCGACGCCCGGATGCGCTCGGAGATCCTGAAGGACTGGAAGCGCAAGGGCGCCGAGGGGCGGGCGGCCGCGCACGCCAAGCGGGGCGGCCGGGTGCGGTAGCCGACTACGTACGCGACGTCCGAAAACCGCGAGTGCGGCAGCTGCGGCTGCCGCACACTGGACGGTGTGATGGACGACCGGACCAGATACGAGGCGGTGAGCAGCCGTGACGCGCGGTTCGACGGCGCGTTCTTCTTCGCCGTCGTGACCACCGGCATCTACTGCCGGCCGAGCTGCCCCGCCGTCACCCCCAGGCGCGCCAACGTGCGCTTCTACCCGACGGCGGCGGCCGCCCAGGCGGGCGGCTTCCGGGCCTGCCGCCGCTGCCGCCCCGACGCCGTGCCCGGCTCCGCCGAGTGGAACGTCCGCGCCGATGTCGTCGGCCGGGCCATGCGGCTGATCGGTGACGGCGTGGTGGACCGCGAGGGCGTCCCCGGACTCGCCGGGCGGCTCGGCTACAGCGCCCGGCAGGTCCAGCGCCAGCTCAACGCGGAGCTGGGCGCCGGACCCGTCGCGCTCGCCCGCGCCCAGCGCGCCCACACCGCCCGGGTGCTCCTCCAGACCACCGGCCTGCCCGTCACCGAGATCGCCTTCGCGGCCGGGTTCGCCAGTGTGCGCCAGTTCAACGACACCATCCGCCGGATCTACGCCCGCACCCCCAGCGCCCTGCGCGCGGAGGCCGGAACCGGGCTCGGCGGGGGCCGGGGCGAGGGGCTGCGGGCCGGAATCCCGCTCCGGCTCGCCCATCGGGGCCCGTACGCCACCGGCGCCCTGTTCGACCTGCTGGGGGAGGGGGCCGTGGCCCGGGTCGAGGAGATGGCCGGGGAGCCGGGGCGCCGCACCTACCGGCGTACGCTGCGGCTGCCGTACGGGACCGGGATCGCCGCCGTCGACGAGGCGTCCCCCGGACCGTGGCTGGAGG
Proteins encoded in this window:
- the rsgA gene encoding ribosome small subunit-dependent GTPase A, which encodes MSSSFLPVPSSSHPLTPCGWDDDWAAAFSPYAEQGLVPGRVVRVDRGQCDVITPGGPVRADTAFVVPRDPMRIVCTGDWVALDADGDPRFVRTLLPRRTAFVRSTSSERSEGQVLATNIDHIVICVSLAVELDLGRIERFLALALSSSDGAALLGDGHGPGEHRPEPIVLLTKADLVPDAVTLSHLVQDVEAIAPGVQVLPVSSTTAEGLDVFGAVVSGGTSVLLGISGAGKSTLANTLLGRDEMEVRAARDVDGKGRHTTTTRNLLLLPHGGVLIDTPGLRGVGLFDAGTGVGELFAEIEELAARCRFHDCAHLSEPGCAVLGALEDGTLPDRRLESYRKLLRENQRIVAKTDARMRSEILKDWKRKGAEGRAAAHAKRGGRVR
- a CDS encoding DNA-3-methyladenine glycosylase 2 family protein — protein: MDDRTRYEAVSSRDARFDGAFFFAVVTTGIYCRPSCPAVTPRRANVRFYPTAAAAQAGGFRACRRCRPDAVPGSAEWNVRADVVGRAMRLIGDGVVDREGVPGLAGRLGYSARQVQRQLNAELGAGPVALARAQRAHTARVLLQTTGLPVTEIAFAAGFASVRQFNDTIRRIYARTPSALRAEAGTGLGGGRGEGLRAGIPLRLAHRGPYATGALFDLLGEGAVARVEEMAGEPGRRTYRRTLRLPYGTGIAAVDEASPGPWLEARVHLTDLRDLTTAVQRLRRLFDLDADPYAVDEALAADPRLAPLVAARPGLRSPGAADPEEEAVRALVGRERARELVERYGKVLDVPCGALTHVFPEPGVLAGAATEPALRTLVTALADGKLRLDAGADREEAERTLATLPGVDGPTAALIRMRALGDPDVDPCGTAGAERWRPWRSYAVRHLETAAREPALRAGRRQPRISAPSQAPATSRQANSSTSTA